The Ignavibacteria bacterium genome includes the window GGTAAAACTGCCCGTAGGGACGCGTACGGAGGTAACGGAACAAACTGTAAGGAACATTGAGCAGATAATTCAAAGGAACGTGCCAGAAGTGGAGACCATGATTTCGGATATAGGGGTACCGGCGGCACGTAGCGGGAACCTTTTCAGCAGGAATGCCGGCAGTCATGCGGCAATTATACAGGTTGCGCTGACGCCAATAGAAAAAAGGGACAGGACGGTGTTTGAGATTGTGAAGGCGCTGCGGCCCAGGATCATGGGGATTCCAGGTGCCACGGTATTTGCAAGCACGGGAGGGTTTCTGAAGTTCCTCATGAATTTCGGTTCTACAGCTCCGATTGACGTTGAGATAAGGGGTTTTGACCTTGAGGCAGGCTCAAGGCTGTCGCACGAGATTTCAGACATTGTGCGCAGCGTTCCCGGAGCCACGGACGTACAAAGCAGCCGTGAGGATAACCTGCCGGAGTTAAGGATTAATATTGACCGACAGAAAGCCGGTACTCTGGGCATTAATGTGGCACAGATTTCCAATACAATTAACACGATGATAAACGGCTCAATTGCCTCACTTTATACAGATCCCGTAACAGGCAACCAGTACAACATTCTTGTTCGCCTGAATGAAAACTTCCGTTCACAGATAAATGACCTGCAGAATATAAACATCACTACCCCGTCCGGAGATCAGGTGCTCTTAGGAAATATTGCCACAATTCAGCTGGCAAATGCGCCGGTACAGATTGACCGGAAGTATCAGCAGAGAATTGTTGACGTGACGGCAAACGTATCCGGGCGTGATCTTGGGAGTGTGGCAGCAGATATCAATGAGAGGCTTGCGGGACTTACTGTTCCGCCGGGTTTTGAAATAAAGCTGACGGGAAATGTGGAGCAGCAGCAGAAGACTTTCCGCGATCTTCTTCTGGCATTCGGGCTTGCAATACTTCTGATCTATGTGGTAATGGCCTCGCAGTTTCAGTCGTTTATGGATCCTTTCATCATTATGTTTACAGTTCCGCTGGGGTTAGTAGGCGTATTGTGGGCTCTTTTCCTGACGAATACGACGCTTTCTGTAACATCCTTCCAGGGTATAATTGTTATGATAGGTATTGTAGTAAGCAACGGAATTCTGCTGGTGGATTTTACAAACCGGCTCAGGATGCAGGGTATTAACCTTCATGACGCCGTGGTGCTGGCCGGAAGGACAAGGCTGAAGCCTATTCTTATGACGTCACTTGCTACAGTGCTTGGGCTTATTCCTATGGCAGCCGGAATTGGCGGTGAGAGCACGCAGGCGCCTCTTGCAATTGCCGTTATTGGAGGTCTTACAATTTCAATGCTGCTTACGCTGTTTTTTGTTCCGGCTCTTTACATGGTATTTGAAATGAAGTTCAGGCGAAAATTAAAAGAAGCTCAAACTGAGGACCCTTTGACAGAAAGCACCGGGGAGGAAGACGATAAATGAGGTTAAAGACAAGTCCTGCAGCCATACTGTTCATGCTTTTTGCGATAAATGTTTACGGGCAGGTGAAGGTTGTAAATTTTGACAGGCTTTCGATTGAGGACGCGACTAATATGGCGCTTGAGAACAATCCTTCTGTAAGGATAGCCGTTTCGGGCTACGATGTCAGCCGCTCGCTTTTAAGGCAGAGCCGCTCGGGTTACTTCCCTGCCATAAGCTTTACAGCCTCAGGCACATATACGCAGGGCTCGTTTGTATTTAACCCTTCAATTCCGGTACGCGAGCAGACTTACAGGAGCTACACGGCAGGATTTCAGGCGCAGCAGCTCCTGTGGGATTTTGGAAGAACCTCTGGCAGGGTTTCGGCAAACGAAAATTTTGTAGGTGCATCATCGGAGGATTACCAGTCGGCGCTTGAAAACGTGATCGTAGGTGTGCAGACGGCGTATTACGGGTATCTGCAGACGCAGTATGTAGTAAAGGTAAATGAAGAGACTCTTCAGCAGGCTGAGGAGCATCTTAAAGTTGCGCAGGCATTTTTTAAGGCGGGAAGGACGGCAGAGTATGACGTAACTAAGGCAGAAGTGGATGTTGCCAATGCGGAGGTTAATTTTCTAAGGTCACGCAATCAGGTTCAGATAGCAAAGCTGCAGCTGGAGAATGCAATTGGTGTACAGAACCCGGGCAGTTACGTGCTACTGGATTCACTGAGGGCAGGTAAGTTTACGATGCCGCTTGACAGTGCCAGGGCTATTGCGCTTGAAAACCGTTCGGAGCTGAAGGCGGCAGATTACAGGGTTCAGGCAAACAGGGAGCTTTTAAGCGCCACGTGGGCACAGAACCTGCCGGTGATTTCGGCTGTGGGAAATTACAACTGGAACGGTTTCGGGCTTCCTTTATACAGCAGGTGGAACGCGGGATTAAATTTCGCATTACCCATTTTCCAGGGGTTTTACGTCAGTGCGCAGGTTCAGGAGAGCCAGGCCAATGTAGAGCAGGCCATGGCAGCGGCCGATGTGCAGAGGCAGAATGCGATACTGGACGTTTCGCAGAATTATCTTGCCATGAGCGAGGCTTACCAGAGAATCGGGGCTTCTTATAAGCTGGTGCAGTCGGCAGTAGAGAACCTTAGGCTGGCGCAGGGGCGGTACAATTCGGGAGTGGGTTCGCCGACCGAGATTACGGATGCGCAGATAACGCTGGCGAATGCAAGGATAACAAACATTCAGGCACTGTATGACTATAATACGTCCGTGATAAGGCTGCAGAAGTCGATGGGGACGCTGGGGGGAGAGAAGGTTCGACGTTCGACGTTCGACGTTCAACGGTGAGGAAGGGTTCTACGTTCGAGGTTCGACGGTGAGGAAGGGTTCGAAGTTCGAAGGCATAGCCCGGATGTTTACCGGGTTAGGTGGATGGCGTGTAGGACAAACATGCCCAGGCATATCAGGACGAGGGAAAACGCATATAGTGTTTCACGGCTGATAACCAGACTGGCCGCTTTTCTGAAGTAGAGTTTCATTACTTTCCAGTTCAGTGCTATATGCCATAGTGTAAATACGACAAAAAGTACACCCAGGACGTTGTGAACCGACATCCAGACATGTCTGCTTAAATTCATTCCGCTAAGGCCTAAGATGTGATTCATATAGCCTGAAAGCGGAAGGCCTGCGCCCGAAATAAACATAATGGATGAGATAAAGGCTCTTTTATTAAAATTGCGTAACTTTTCCATTTTTTCCTCCTATTGATTGTTTTATTCTGAGTATTCAATTGCAGATGGTCTGTAAGAGAAGCACCCTGCACCCAGAACAAAATTACCTCCCGAAAAGAATTATTTCATTAACAATTGTTAAGAAATTTCCCGGAGGCGGTTTCTTATTCTGCTAAGTGAAACGGGTGTTATACCGAGATAGGATGCAATATAGTGCTGCGGTATGCGCTGAACTATACGGGGGTTTGTTTTTATAAGGTCTTCATATCTTTGTGCGGGGTTATCCCTGATGCGGGAAAGGAATAGTCCCGCGTAATGGATCATTCTTTTAATTAGATACTCCTGCATGAATGGGCCGAAGCCGGGAACTGAATGGATCATTTCCTGGAATGAAGATTTTGAAACTGCAACAATTTCCGAAGGCTCTATACTTTCTATAGTGAATGCGCTGGGCATGCCTGAAAAGAAGCTTTCTATGGATGAGACGACCTCGCCCTCGAAGAAGAACTGGAGTGTAATGTCCTTGCCATTATTATTGAACCAGATCCTAAGGCATCCTTTTTTGATCAGGTACATTTTGTCTGCCACGCTGCCTTCTGAAAGGAGCACTTCTCCAGCGTTTATTTTTTCATCCCTGAAAAAGCAGCTGTATTTATCCCAGTTATTTTTAAGTCCAGGTATTTTCTCAAGCAGGAGGTCTATCATATTCATCCCCAGTTATTCGCGATTCATCAGATGAGCCGGAAGCCCGGCATGAGCAAGTTAAAAGTATAAAAAAGGGATAAAAATTCAAAGGACATCCCGGAGTTATAAAACTATTTTCCGGATTCAGCTTGCCGGGTAAAAGAGTCACATAAATTACGCCGGGAAATCAATTTTCAGCATAACTTTTCCATCCTGTTCAAAAACGGGGAAGGTTTTAATGTCTTCCTTAGCCGGGCCTGATTTTACCTTTCCGGTTTTAACGTCGAAATGGGAGCCGTGCCAGAGGCACTGGACAGTGCTGCAGATCAGGACTCCGTCTGCAAGGGGCCCTCCCCTGTGCGAGCATCTGTCGTGGAAAGCCATATATCCCTCTTCAGTCCTGGCCAGGACGATTCTTTCGCCGTTAACGTGGAGGAGCTTCATCTGGTTAACTTTAAGCTCATCTGTTTTAGCAGCTTCAATTGTCTCCCCTTTTTTGCCCGAAAGAGAAGATTCCTTCCATTTGCCCGATTGAGCGTAGCGGTGGTCGGGTCCGATGAAATTGCGGTCGACGAGGGTTCCGCCCATCCATCCGCCGATAGTAACCGTAATTGTGCCGGCAAGTTCGAGCAGTATTGTAATAGTTTGGGGTTTAGCGTCAACAGCGCCTCTTAAGAACCAGGCAATGGCAAAGAGGATAACAGTAGCAATCTGGAAAGACATATGTTTTGTAGCCCGTGTGAAGCCGGTGCTGTTTGGCGGAACGCTCATGGTGTAATCGATAAA containing:
- a CDS encoding TolC family protein yields the protein MRLKTSPAAILFMLFAINVYGQVKVVNFDRLSIEDATNMALENNPSVRIAVSGYDVSRSLLRQSRSGYFPAISFTASGTYTQGSFVFNPSIPVREQTYRSYTAGFQAQQLLWDFGRTSGRVSANENFVGASSEDYQSALENVIVGVQTAYYGYLQTQYVVKVNEETLQQAEEHLKVAQAFFKAGRTAEYDVTKAEVDVANAEVNFLRSRNQVQIAKLQLENAIGVQNPGSYVLLDSLRAGKFTMPLDSARAIALENRSELKAADYRVQANRELLSATWAQNLPVISAVGNYNWNGFGLPLYSRWNAGLNFALPIFQGFYVSAQVQESQANVEQAMAAADVQRQNAILDVSQNYLAMSEAYQRIGASYKLVQSAVENLRLAQGRYNSGVGSPTEITDAQITLANARITNIQALYDYNTSVIRLQKSMGTLGGEKVRRSTFDVQR
- a CDS encoding DUF4405 domain-containing protein; protein product: MEKLRNFNKRAFISSIMFISGAGLPLSGYMNHILGLSGMNLSRHVWMSVHNVLGVLFVVFTLWHIALNWKVMKLYFRKAASLVISRETLYAFSLVLICLGMFVLHAIHLTR
- a CDS encoding Crp/Fnr family transcriptional regulator, yielding MIDLLLEKIPGLKNNWDKYSCFFRDEKINAGEVLLSEGSVADKMYLIKKGCLRIWFNNNGKDITLQFFFEGEVVSSIESFFSGMPSAFTIESIEPSEIVAVSKSSFQEMIHSVPGFGPFMQEYLIKRMIHYAGLFLSRIRDNPAQRYEDLIKTNPRIVQRIPQHYIASYLGITPVSLSRIRNRLREIS
- a CDS encoding Rieske 2Fe-2S domain-containing protein, with the translated sequence MKTRANFKGHAIHQMLIPFPIGLMIGAFIFDVLGYILNAPSLWITGYYTSAAGALMGLAAGLPGFIDYTMSVPPNSTGFTRATKHMSFQIATVILFAIAWFLRGAVDAKPQTITILLELAGTITVTIGGWMGGTLVDRNFIGPDHRYAQSGKWKESSLSGKKGETIEAAKTDELKVNQMKLLHVNGERIVLARTEEGYMAFHDRCSHRGGPLADGVLICSTVQCLWHGSHFDVKTGKVKSGPAKEDIKTFPVFEQDGKVMLKIDFPA